Proteins found in one Lycium ferocissimum isolate CSIRO_LF1 chromosome 6, AGI_CSIRO_Lferr_CH_V1, whole genome shotgun sequence genomic segment:
- the LOC132058972 gene encoding UDP-glycosyltransferase 91A1-like → MAENSKKLHVAVFPWLAFGHMIPYLELSKLIAQKGHKVSFISTPRNIDRLPKLPPNLVPFLNFVKLPMPHVEKLPENAEATIDVPYEQVKYLKIAQDGLEQSMSKFLEDSTPDFILFDFTSYWIPSVAKKFNIPTAYFSIFISAFLGFAGPVPGLNNDYEIRKTPEEYTVSPKWVPFETTVAWKLFEVSRIFDASMNGDEENVSDIFRLYKTLETCDFLLVRSCSEFEPQWLKVLEDIHRKTVLPVGQLPTTSYEDDTTKIDVWREMKSWLDKQEKGKVIYVAFGSEAKPSQNELTEISLGLELSGLPFFWVLRIKRGEYDDELIQLPEGFEERTKDRGIVWTSWAPQLKILSHDSVGGFLTHSGWSSVVEAIQFEKPLVLLTFLADQGINARLLEEKQMAYSVPRDDRDGSFTCESVAKSLSLVLVEKKGEIYREKIKEVKHLFCDKKRQDNYVENILSYLQNYRKD, encoded by the coding sequence ATGGCAGAAAACAGCAAAAAACTGCATGTTGCAGTATTTCCCTGGCTAGCTTTTGGGCATATGATCCCATACTTAGAGCTCTCAAAGCTAATAGCTCAAAAGGGTCACAAAGTTTCCTTCATTTCAACTCCAAGAAACATCGATCGTCTACCAAAACTTCCACCAAATCTTGTccctttcttaaatttcgtcaAACTTCCTATGCCACACGTCGAAAAGTTACCTGAAAATGCAGAAGCAACTATTGATGTCCCTTATGAACAAGTCAAGTACCTCAAAATAGCTCAAGATGGACTCGAACAATCCATGTCTAAGTTTCTTGAAGATTCAACTCCTGATTTTATACTCTTTGATTTTACATCTTACTGGATTCCTTCAGTTGCTAAAAAATTCAATATTCCAACGGCTTATTTCAGCATATTCATCTCCGCGTTTCTAGGTTTTGCCGGACCGGTACCTGGattaaacaacgactatgaaaTTCGAAAGACGCCAGAAGAGTATACAGTTTCCCCGAAATGGGTGCCGTTTGAGACTACTGTTGCGTGGAAGCTGTTCgaagtttcaagaattttcGACGCTTCCATGAACGGAGATGAAGAGAACGTTTCTGATATTTTTCGTTTGTATAAAACTCTTGAAACTTGTGACTTTTTGCTTGTGAGGAGTTGTTCAGAATTTGAACCACAATGGCTGAAAGTATTAGAGGATATTCACAGGAAAACGGTTTTACCGGTGGGGCAACTACCGACAACGTCGTATGAAGACGACACCACGAAGATCGATGTCTGGAGAGAGATGAAATCATGGCTTGATAagcaagaaaaagggaaagtgaTTTACGTTGCCTTTGGTAGTGAAGCAAAACCTAGTCAAAATGAACTCACTGAGATTTCACTCGGATTAGAGCTTTCTGGGTTACCATTCTTTTGGGTTTTGAGAATTAAAAGAGGGGAATatgatgatgaattaattcaatTACCAGAAGGGTTCGAAGAACGAACAAAGGATAGGGGAATTGTGTGGACAagttgggcgccacaactcaagATACTGAGTCATGATTCAGTGGGTGGATTTTTGACTCACTCGGGTTGGAGTTCAGTAGTCGAAGCAATTCAGTTTGAGAAGCCATTGGTTCTCTTAACATTTTTGGCTGATCAGGGGATAAATGCTAGGCTATTGGAGGAGAAGCAGATGGCGTATTCGGTACCGAGAGATGATCGGGATGGGTCGTTCACTTGTGAATCAGTGGCTAAGTCACTAAGTTTGGTACTCGTTGAAAAAAAGGGTGAAATTTACAGGGAAAAGATAAAAGAGGTGAAACATCTTTTTTGTGACAAGAAAAGACAAGATAATTATGTGGAGAATATATTAAGTTATCTTCAAAATTATAGAAAAGACTAA